The Montipora foliosa isolate CH-2021 chromosome 1, ASM3666993v2, whole genome shotgun sequence genome has a window encoding:
- the LOC137991333 gene encoding uncharacterized protein isoform X1 produces the protein MALIRTIIESMRKDEIEKSILVLNIPPGTKEDSLFIHFQRGKHGGGDVSSVKFLQGVSEDGTTAIVTFEDAETVNTVLNADHQVQGRILKVHRCSEKLACSTDEVFTQITARLNSIVLGDNPQETMQILERMKSEVGISFEGEAEYFLIMGSLSQINTCQLLLQKHLVKEQNISDTDTRSSFEDVNDQAGHRLMEKDMLSQRIAHTSEYAGTIVTGSLEKRPPLKVQYLGNMRQEDTKEITYPIAEKKTFKAKSLAISFVRQCYRSQMQRILEECHFEFDEKGGDIEVTLKPKLKCDSSLFMVACSEFSELLQSATHGMVTWELNPTCEDVETVVPLIHKLLTKFPVILEQPQESGPMVVYGDAASVDQLKLRVKEATSPSDDDFPTGAQVMSLSESGILSIETCKHHTENGIHISLRYGDITNEDVDAIVNPANDLLLHGAGLAQFIVQKGGNEIVTESKKLMKARHYKTLKAGEAVHTKAGDLPCKFVIHAIGPEWNKQSQSKTHSLLQKACFESLKLASTLNLSSIALPAISSGVFGVPVNECAFAMLEGIQEYLKYLDELNENKEKDCKTKKPRENYQKNGGKKTKGTKHDGQTKEVPAQAAKHVCYKPRLRDIRVVLIDADAMDVFSQEFMSRFGGSQSYYDDSSGD, from the exons ATGGCGTTGATTCGTACGATAATCGAATCGATGCGTAAAGATGAAATTGAAAAAAGCATCTTAGTATTGAATATTCCACCGGGGACAAAAGAAGATTCTCTTTTTATCCACTTTCAGCGGGGAAAACATGGCGGTGGTGACGTATCTTCCGTAAAATTTTTACAAGGAGTAAGCGAAGATGGAACGACAGCTATTGTTACTTTCGAAGACGCCGAAA CTGTAAATACAGTTCTTAACGCAGACCATCAAGTTCAAGGGCGTATCCTGAAAGTTCATCGGTGTTCAGAGAAGTTAGCTTGTAGCACAGATGAG GTATTTACTCAAATTACGGCAAGGCTCAATTCAATTGTACTGGGCGATAACCCACAAGAGACTATGCAGATTTTGGAGCGAATGAAAAGTGAGGTTGGTATATCATTTGAAGGTGAAGCCGAGTACTTTTTAATAATGGGATCATTGAGCCAGATAAATACCTGTCAACTTCTCCTTCAAAAGCATTTAGTCAAAGAACAAAACATCTCGGATACAGACACCAGGTCTTCGTTTGAGGACGTGAATGATCAGGCAGGGCACCGactgatggagaaagatatgtTATCACAAAGAATTGCGCATACATCTGAGTACGCTGGAACCATTGTTACAGGGTCTTTGGAAAAAAGGCCTCCGCTAAAAGTTCAGTACCTTGGTAATATGCGACAAGAAGACACAAAGGAGATAACTTATCCGATAGCCgaaaaaaagacatttaaagCCAAATCACTCGCTATTAGCTTCGTTAGGCAATGCTATCGTTCTCAGATGCAAAGAATCCTCGAAGAATGTCATTTTGAATTTGACGAAAAAGGAGGCGACATCGAAGTTACACTCAAACCAAAATTGAAATGTGACTCCTCCTTATTCATGGTGGCTTGCTCTGAGTTTTCAGAGCTCCTTCAGTCTGCAACCCATGGTATGGTTACCTGGGAGCTAAATCCGACGTGTGAGGATGTTGAAACTGTTGTTCCATTGATACATAAGCTCTTAACCAAGTTTCCTGTCATCTTGGAGCAGCCCCAAGAAAGTGGCCCTATGGTTGTTTATGGGGATGCTGCATCGGTGGATCAACTAAAGCTGCGCGTAAAAGAAGCAACAAGTCCCAGTGATGATGATTTTCCTACTGGAGCCCAAGTAATGAGCCTGTCAGAATCAGGAATCCTTTCTATAGAGACTTGCAAACATCACACCGAGAACGGCATTCACATTTCCTTGCGTTATGGCGACATAACTAATGAAGATGTTGATGCAATCGTGAATCCGGCTAATGATCTTTTGCTACATGGAGCTGGACTCGCGCAGTTTATTGTTCAAAAAGGTGGAAATGAAATCGTGACGGAATCAAAGAAGTTAATGAAAGCTCGCCATTACAAGACGTTAAAGGCAGGTGAGGCAGTTCATACTAAAGCTGGCGATTTGCCCTGCAAGTTTGTAATACATGCTATTGGACCCGAGTGGAATAAACAATCGCAAAGTAAGACGCACAGTCTTCTACAGAAGGCCTGTTTCGAGAGCCTTAAGCTTGCGTCGACACTGAACTTATCATCTATCGCTCTGCCTGCTATTAGTTCTGGTGTTTTTGGCGTTCCTGTGAACGAGTGTGCTTTTGCGATGCTTGAAGGAATTCAAGAGTACCTCAAGTACCTTGACGAGCTAAAcgaaaacaaggaaaaggaTTGTAAGACAAAGAAACCGAGagaaaattatcaaaagaatggaggaaaaaagacaaaaggaacaAAACATGACGGTCAGACAAAGGAAGTCCCAGCCCAAGCTGCTAAACATGTCTGTTATAAGCCAAGGCTACGCGACATTCGTGTCGTCCTTATTGACGCGGATGCCATGGATGTCTTCTCACAAGAATTTATGTCAAGGTTTGGAGGTAGCCAATCATATTATGATGACTCGAGCGGTGACTAG
- the LOC137991333 gene encoding uncharacterized protein isoform X2 — protein MERQLLLLSKTPKVFTQITARLNSIVLGDNPQETMQILERMKSEVGISFEGEAEYFLIMGSLSQINTCQLLLQKHLVKEQNISDTDTRSSFEDVNDQAGHRLMEKDMLSQRIAHTSEYAGTIVTGSLEKRPPLKVQYLGNMRQEDTKEITYPIAEKKTFKAKSLAISFVRQCYRSQMQRILEECHFEFDEKGGDIEVTLKPKLKCDSSLFMVACSEFSELLQSATHGMVTWELNPTCEDVETVVPLIHKLLTKFPVILEQPQESGPMVVYGDAASVDQLKLRVKEATSPSDDDFPTGAQVMSLSESGILSIETCKHHTENGIHISLRYGDITNEDVDAIVNPANDLLLHGAGLAQFIVQKGGNEIVTESKKLMKARHYKTLKAGEAVHTKAGDLPCKFVIHAIGPEWNKQSQSKTHSLLQKACFESLKLASTLNLSSIALPAISSGVFGVPVNECAFAMLEGIQEYLKYLDELNENKEKDCKTKKPRENYQKNGGKKTKGTKHDGQTKEVPAQAAKHVCYKPRLRDIRVVLIDADAMDVFSQEFMSRFGGSQSYYDDSSGD, from the exons ATGGAACGACAGCTATTGTTACTTTCGAAGACGCCGAAA GTATTTACTCAAATTACGGCAAGGCTCAATTCAATTGTACTGGGCGATAACCCACAAGAGACTATGCAGATTTTGGAGCGAATGAAAAGTGAGGTTGGTATATCATTTGAAGGTGAAGCCGAGTACTTTTTAATAATGGGATCATTGAGCCAGATAAATACCTGTCAACTTCTCCTTCAAAAGCATTTAGTCAAAGAACAAAACATCTCGGATACAGACACCAGGTCTTCGTTTGAGGACGTGAATGATCAGGCAGGGCACCGactgatggagaaagatatgtTATCACAAAGAATTGCGCATACATCTGAGTACGCTGGAACCATTGTTACAGGGTCTTTGGAAAAAAGGCCTCCGCTAAAAGTTCAGTACCTTGGTAATATGCGACAAGAAGACACAAAGGAGATAACTTATCCGATAGCCgaaaaaaagacatttaaagCCAAATCACTCGCTATTAGCTTCGTTAGGCAATGCTATCGTTCTCAGATGCAAAGAATCCTCGAAGAATGTCATTTTGAATTTGACGAAAAAGGAGGCGACATCGAAGTTACACTCAAACCAAAATTGAAATGTGACTCCTCCTTATTCATGGTGGCTTGCTCTGAGTTTTCAGAGCTCCTTCAGTCTGCAACCCATGGTATGGTTACCTGGGAGCTAAATCCGACGTGTGAGGATGTTGAAACTGTTGTTCCATTGATACATAAGCTCTTAACCAAGTTTCCTGTCATCTTGGAGCAGCCCCAAGAAAGTGGCCCTATGGTTGTTTATGGGGATGCTGCATCGGTGGATCAACTAAAGCTGCGCGTAAAAGAAGCAACAAGTCCCAGTGATGATGATTTTCCTACTGGAGCCCAAGTAATGAGCCTGTCAGAATCAGGAATCCTTTCTATAGAGACTTGCAAACATCACACCGAGAACGGCATTCACATTTCCTTGCGTTATGGCGACATAACTAATGAAGATGTTGATGCAATCGTGAATCCGGCTAATGATCTTTTGCTACATGGAGCTGGACTCGCGCAGTTTATTGTTCAAAAAGGTGGAAATGAAATCGTGACGGAATCAAAGAAGTTAATGAAAGCTCGCCATTACAAGACGTTAAAGGCAGGTGAGGCAGTTCATACTAAAGCTGGCGATTTGCCCTGCAAGTTTGTAATACATGCTATTGGACCCGAGTGGAATAAACAATCGCAAAGTAAGACGCACAGTCTTCTACAGAAGGCCTGTTTCGAGAGCCTTAAGCTTGCGTCGACACTGAACTTATCATCTATCGCTCTGCCTGCTATTAGTTCTGGTGTTTTTGGCGTTCCTGTGAACGAGTGTGCTTTTGCGATGCTTGAAGGAATTCAAGAGTACCTCAAGTACCTTGACGAGCTAAAcgaaaacaaggaaaaggaTTGTAAGACAAAGAAACCGAGagaaaattatcaaaagaatggaggaaaaaagacaaaaggaacaAAACATGACGGTCAGACAAAGGAAGTCCCAGCCCAAGCTGCTAAACATGTCTGTTATAAGCCAAGGCTACGCGACATTCGTGTCGTCCTTATTGACGCGGATGCCATGGATGTCTTCTCACAAGAATTTATGTCAAGGTTTGGAGGTAGCCAATCATATTATGATGACTCGAGCGGTGACTAG